Genomic DNA from Colius striatus isolate bColStr4 chromosome 7, bColStr4.1.hap1, whole genome shotgun sequence:
AACTCTGCTGCGGAGGTGCCTGTCTGGCAAATAGCCCTACGACGCTTGAAGCTGAGAGCCTCAACAGTGGGAATGCGGCACAcgtatttaaaatacatacatgCATTTGTCTTCAGGACCAGGGTCTAATTCTATGTTTTGGCATCTGTTGATATGTGCAATTAGTGCTGGAGTGACAGTTTGGTCATGTGCTTTTCCCCATTTGCAAGCACTGCTCCCGGGATGTTGAGTGCTGCGGAGAGCAGCTTTGCGTTTGGGGCGAGTGCAGGAAATCCACTTCAAAAGGAGAGAACGGCACCATTTGTGAGAACCAACATGACTGCAACCCTGGAATGTGCTGTGCTTTTCACAAGggtaaaagttttctttttttactctaTTAATTTTATAATATGGGAGTGCTTATGTTTAGCTCTTTTGACTAGGTGTGGAGAGATTTAACCTTTTCAATTAACAGGTTGTTCTGACTTGTAACCTCATTATTTAGTCTCTGAAAAATTGCTCTGTATTTGTAACCTCTGAATAGGAAAAATAACAGTTCTAAAACACAGATATTTCACTATTCAGAATTTAACCTGCTAAAACTATGCATTGCAAAAGATTCACTGCAATGTTAGTTCTCTTGGGTTTAGAATAGTCTTTCCAAGGCATGGAGTTGTGCAATACTACTGTATGGACAGTAGCCTCTTCCTGAAGAAGCAGGAGCTGATCTTGCTCATTAAGCATAAACTTGAAATGTCTTACCCCCACCTAGTGGAAAGAACATTAAGTTCCTAATAGGTAAGGGAACTTAAATACCTTGCTTATAGGCTTAAAGTTAGGTGACCTCAGTTTAGCAGACAGCTGATGACTTCTCATACAATTAATTTACTCTGGTATGCAGAACTACTGTTTCCTGTGTGCACTCCATTACCTGAAGAAGGTGAATTCTGCCATGATCCTTCAAACAGACTTCTCAATCTCATCACTTGGGACCTAGAACCTGATGGAGTACTGGAGCGATGCCCATGCGCAAGTGGCTTGATCTGCCAACCTCAGAGGTAAAGATCAAAACTGGGCAAGCAATATGCTTGAAATGAGGGCTCCATTTCTGGGATAAACAGATAGAGGGCTCACAGGTTCTTCTTCAGTAGAAGGTGCTTTAACAGATTTCCTCAGCAAGAGCATTAGAACTTTCTCAGACTTACTGCTTTGTCCCACATGAATGTGCCTAACTGAACACCTTATTCCAAGCGTGCATTCAGGTTGTGAACTGATCATTCTGGTACTGCTTCTTAACCAATGAGAATGTACTAACAGCTGTGGTGATGGATCATTCCAATTAAATTCTCTCCacacagctcttgtccaccagCTTTCTAAGTTAGGTTTGGCTTCTGTGAGATACTGTTCTTGCTTTCATGCATAAAACATACTAAAGACATGTTAATACATGCAGTAAGTGTAAAGAGGCATTTTCCTGTACTCCTGGTACACTTTATGGAaggtcacacagaatcacaaaacagGAAGGAGGCCAACTCCCTGTTTTCTGCTAAAACTCTCttaattgttctttaaaaggACAACTATTTGCATTACTACCAATTTTATTGGGAGCACATGAGATATTTCAGTTTTGCATTAAAAGTATTCTTAGAAAACCTACATGTTATCTGTGAAATAAGCTCTCCCAGTTTGTCTGTACCATTTGCATTAAATAAACTTTTAACAAGACAGCACAGCTGTGACAGATCTGTAAATTcttatttctgtcttctgtgtctAACTCTGTTTCTACATTTTTTCACGCATGAGAAGTAATCAGGTaacattttgtttcataaaTGTCATCTAAGGAAGCAAGCAGAGTTGATCCCATCCTTCCAGCACCAAAATTTAGTTTGTGTGCAAGTACCATTAACCTCAGGGAAGATATGTCAGCAAATGTCATGTCTAgtaagaaggaaaacatttcagatgaggatatagaaacacagaaaggaaTGAGGGTGTGAGTATAACTGAAGTGTCCAGCTATCATCACAAGAATTCTTTCTCTGATTAGGGTTATCACAACTACAGTAATACTGTGCATAGCACCTGCCTATAGACAGTAAGGTAAAGCCACTTTTGTGCATTTATCTGGTAAATCTGAAGAttcagataacttttttttttaataattaaaagaaacagtCCATTTTTGCTTGCAATGGCACTTAGCTAAAGACTACTCCTGAGTGGTAAACACTGAAGCAATCAGATTATATCCTGGTGGATATCCGGGGATAGTCTGCCCACAAATGGAGCCTTAAAACTCctagaaagcaaaacacaactCAGACATACACAAAATAAGCTTCAGGAACATCTTTAGTTCATTGCCCCTTTGTTCCCAGTGAAAGAAGATGCAAGGTTTAAGGAGTTGCTGAGAAATCCCAGGCACAAGCAAGCATTGGTCAGCTTGCACTGTCACAGGGACCTACAGCCGCGTTGTCCCATGCAATGCAGATAACAGATGCATCGTGATCAAAGTTCTATTTCCCTGCTTACTGTCAACAAATATAAATAATCTTTTTCCGTGTTAGAAGTTTCTCAAACAAATGTGGGATGCTTGCAGGCAACTGAAGccacttttcaaaacaaagacaGCAGCAAATACAGCTATTACAGTCTTCTGCTTAGAACCAAATCTATAATTGCTCAGTTTGCTGAACTCTGCCGCTTGACGGCAagcaacaatatttttttctgcattcctCTTAAGCTGGAGTATCATGTTTCTTCACTTGGTATTACTACAGGAATAGAAAGGACTTGCAGGTAGAATGGCCAGGTTGTGCTGAGGTCCACTGCCATCTTGTGTCCCACTGTTAAATGTTTTTGCTTCTAGGATCTTCTAGCTCTGTATGTGGAAATCTCACCTTTAACTTGCCAGCTGTCAAACATGTAACAATCACACGTTTAGGAAGTCAGCTACAGCAGATCTGACAGTATTAATGGTTTAACACACTTTGACGTGGAGAGGGAATGAAGAATTTTATTAAGGAAATAGCagaagaacacaaaaagctgTACTATGTGACCAGATGTGTCTTTTTCCAACAGCCACAGCACAACATCTGTGTGTGAACTGCCTGCCAATGAAACCAGGAATAATGGAAAAGAAGATCCCTTAATCATGGATGAGATGCCACTTCTCAGCTTGATACCCAGGGATGTGCTTTCTGATTACGAAGAGAGCAGCGTCATTCAGGAAGTGCGCAAAGAGTTAGAAAGTCTGGAGCACCAAGCAGGTTTGAAGCCTGAGCCTGACTCAGCTGATGACCTGCTTTTGGGAGAAGAAATTTGAAGTCCAAATACCAGACAGTTTAGTTTGCTATTTCTAGAAAATTTTGTCTAGTGTCTTGCTTATATAAACCCTAAACACCAACTGCTGGATAGAAGTGCAATAAACAAGGACTTCAGTGAGCATCCTTATCTGTGCACCAAACCTGCATGTCCCAAGTTTTGTTGAATGTGTTGAGTCTTTGGACCAAATCTTCTGTGAAAGTCAAATGAGAAATTTATCAGTGTTTCTTCTGGATTAGTACTTTCCCCTGCGCATTAGCAACAAACTTATCAGTACTTGtactcattaaaaaatacacataagCATAAATAATCTGAAGTTTTTAGTAGAAGTGACTTTTGAGTACCTGTGTTTAGAATGGATCCTTTTCCTAGGGTAAGAACCATCTACTTTGAACTGGTTTAGTCAttgatttttaacatttttttctcttcagaaaatatAATTGGTGAAGCTGCAACATAAAGATTGTGGGCCgtgtgccccctcccccccttctCCATTGTAGAAGGGCAGAAAAGATAAAGATGCTTACCCTTCTGAAGAAACAGACCCAGTCTCTTCTCAGCTGTGGACAGTGGATGCCCAtatctgtcctgctgcagccaccagTGTCACTGAAGTTACCATTGTTCCATAGCTACAAGCTCCCTTCAGATTGATACTTACCCATACAATGGTCATTGGCCTTCCCCACTGTGTAAGGGGCCTACTagcaaaaaaaagccattttccaTATAAAAACAGTTTGTACATACTTAGATCCCTGTAACACATTGGTTTCTATACAGAAACTTTTAACTTGACTGCTCAGGACTCTGTCTCTCAAGGGCAAAACTTACTATTCCACATCGCAGAACAAACAGCTGACTGGGCTGAATACAAAGAACGTCGATTCTATTTTGTACACTGAACAGGTAAAGTGTCAATATATAGGAGAATAGTGCCACTGCAGTTACAAGGCTATCCCTAAGCTAGAGCTTAGGCCACATGTAAGGTGGCATTCTACACCACATGAACGTATTTCTTAGGGAAATTGATGAAAGGCTCTGCTGACTCTACTCCATCATCACCTAGCCTTTTTGAGAGACAGATGCAGTGAACATAACCTTACTTCAGATCAGCAGCAAAACAACCTAAAAAGGTTCCTGTAGTTAGAAGCTTGTGCTTCTCCTACTTGATTTTATTACTTCCAGAGAAaattcagaaagatttttttttgtggagaaaACCAGTTTGTGGTTTTAATACACTTCATAGGCATAAATCTGTGcttttatcagaaatagtgCAGCCAACAGCAccagagaaattattttccccctgtactcagtgctggtgaggtcacacctcaagtatcatgttcagttttgggcctcttaCTCTAAGAatgacattgaggtgctggagcatatcTAGAGATAGGCAATAAAattggtgaagggtctggagcacaagccttgtgaggagtggctgagggaacggGGGgcatttagtctggaggagattgaagggagacatcatcactctctacaactacctcaaAGGACTGGGGGGGGTGGAGGcaggggttggtctcttcttcGCAAGTAATGAAtaataagacaagaggaaatggcctcaagttgtgtcaggTGAGGTTTAGACTGCAGATCAGGAAGAACCATttccactgagagggttgttaaacattggcccaggctgcccaagttGCTGGAGTCCCCAGACCTGAAGgtattttaaaagccatgtagatgaattgctgagggacacagttcAGCGGTAAGCGTGGTAGTatcaggttagtggttggacttgatcttaaaggtcttttccaaccaaaacaattctatgttACAAAACATGATTATCATTATGATCTTTTAAGAGGTCATTAGTTTAAGGAATCAATAGCAAACTAAGAGTAAAATTCCATCCACCAAGCTCCTGGGCTCCCAGTCGTCCCACAAGCAATTGCTACATTAGCTCTTCCATTATTAAGGGGTTTTAGGGTACAGATTTCACCCTGTTACTAATGCATGGTAGAAGATGACAGGAGACTCCAGCCAAGTAATTTTTCATGGTACTTCTTTCCAAATAATCTCTACTGCTTATGTCTTGAAATACTACAGCTTTACAAGAGCAGCTACAAGACTCTGCTACTAGCCTGCAAGTCTTTCACCCTTTCTGGTTTATAAAAGCTTTTTAACCAGTTCCTTGGGTAACAAAATCAATGTTCATAACTATTATTATGAAGAGGAAGGATATTTCATCAGAACAGTCTAACAATTCATTTTTACCAGTTCTCACACCaacacatgcacatacacacacgcTTTTGCATTTCTATTACACTTTCTTTAAAATGCCTATGGTGAAactcaaaatatttgaaatgatCAGAAGGTAAAGCAGATAGATGCTGCAAAACGTCCCCCAAAGCAACTCAGAACATCTTCCAGCCCACTGACCCTAGAAGAAGCGTGCCACTGGACAAGAACTCATCATAAGGATGGCCCTCAGTCCTCTATCTAGATTTCTGCCAAGACTCACAGGTTGAAAACTAACTTTCTCAAAGATGTTCTCAAGGGAATTTTCCCCAAATAGGGCTAGACACTAAGTAAGTAGTTTGGGGACTTTCCACGTCTAGATTTTTGCCTGTTTCACGATCTGAGCTTGAGGAAAATTCATGACCCACTgggcagttattttttttcctcttttccaaagCCTCTAAGGATCCTTCATCAGTCTACCTGTAAGTGGTAGCTGATGAAGTGCTCTACGTGCTGTGTAGTACTCACTCTATACTTCCTTTGCTCCTGCTTGTCTCTCAACTATGTTGGACAAGAGGCCACACGTaaaacagaggaggaagaaTGAAGGAATTCCTCGGCATAATGCCTGGTTCTCAAGCTGACAAATTTCTCAGGATTTTGAGGTTGCTGTGGGTCAGCATGCAAGGAAGAAGAGAATGTTCAGTTATTGAAAATCCTTTGTCCTTTCTGGAGCAGAACTTAGCCGTCAATCATACCTGGAGCTCAGAAGTTTCACTGCTGAGGAATTCAATTCTGGAAAAGGAAACTTGCAAAAAATTTGGTGTGAATCTAAACAGTAGCGTCAGACAGGCTATAAAACTCTGCCTGCAATACCATGTACACATGTGGAGGGTAtgtatgcacatacacacaggTATAAGCAGCCTTACCACTCTGACAGTGCCTTGGGAAAATCTGTGTTACCATAAAATAATTCCatcatttttcaaataaaaactcACAGCATTTAATGATTAAAATAACACAACAGAATGAACAAATGTTTTATTGGCATGTTCATTGTTGTAAACAGCATCTGGCATGAAAAAGTTTACCAAAATCTTTTGATTGTTATAAATTAGGTGCTTTTCCAAAAACTACGGAGAATTGTCCTCTATTGATCTTTATGGACCAAAGCAAAAAATTGCTGTTCCTAGGCTTTGCAATGAAATCATGTTGACTGCATCAGTCTTTGCACCACGACCTGAACTACCAAGTTTGTATGTTGAGGTGTTAGAGATTGCCCCAGTATTTGACTACACATAGCTACAGAATCAActctgggaaaaataaaatgactttCAGTGGGTGGAGAAGATGCAAACTTGTAATAGTCTCAAAAACAAAATGTACAAAAAGTagctgaacaaaacaaaaacttcatGAACAAGGGGAAATACAACCCTAAAGTACCCAGCATTGTGAAACATCAAATGAATACAAATTTAAATAGGCAACTATACTTCCAAATGTACACAATGAATGTTGATATGTGAAAAGAAATACCATGGTAAATAGCTGAATTGCAGTTCTGTTAAATGGATAGGGCAAGTTTTATTTACACATTGAACACAGTATCAGAGCTGCTCATCGACTCCCATCACCTATTAAAAACCATTTACCTTACAACAGCACTTCTGCCAACTGAACCAACACCTGCTGGCAGCTTTCTGCAGACATCTCTCTGACTACCTGGGTTTATGGAAGAATAGTATAAAACCTTACATCGGCAGCATTTCCATTTCATCTTCaatccttttctgctgcttttctagaACCAATGTGTTAACATTTAACTTCAGACTCTCTGATGAGGTAATGCGTGTATCAGtgagacaaacagaaaaaaggattCTTTCATGGCCTTTGCACAGCTTTTATTATTAAGCTATCAGTATCCTGTTTGAGGCTAGTTTCACTAGCTACTATGTGCACACTATCCTCAACAATTTCCACTCGTTTCCCTCCCCGCCCGCTTTTTAGTTCTAATCTTTTATTTGCACATCCCTTTTAGCTTTACAGTACATTTGACTATAGTGCACAACATGATTCCAAGT
This window encodes:
- the DKK3 gene encoding dickkopf-related protein 3 yields the protein MRRAAGAGPRRRWPLLLLALLGVLCCAAAGGRRRAASLGEMLREVEALMEDTQHKLRNAVEEMEAEEEGAKKLSDVNFENLPPNYHNESNTETRIGNKTVQTHQEIDKVTDNKTGSTVFSETVITSIKDGENKRNHECIIDEDCETGKYCQFSTFEYKCQLCKTQHTHCSRDVECCGEQLCVWGECRKSTSKGENGTICENQHDCNPGMCCAFHKELLFPVCTPLPEEGEFCHDPSNRLLNLITWDLEPDGVLERCPCASGLICQPQSHSTTSVCELPANETRNNGKEDPLIMDEMPLLSLIPRDVLSDYEESSVIQEVRKELESLEHQAGLKPEPDSADDLLLGEEI